A window of the Bacteroides thetaiotaomicron VPI-5482 genome harbors these coding sequences:
- a CDS encoding SusC/RagA family TonB-linked outer membrane protein, translating into MKTLYFKLALCFFLLLAGNATQGIWAQQEPIQIAGIVLDEHGDPLPGANISVKGKEKTGTITDMDGNFSMKSLAPKTTLIVSFMGYKSKEIVVAQTDKKMRISLEPDSESLDEVVVVGMGTQRKVSVVGAVTSVNPAAISAPSTSVANMLGGVVPGIIAVDRSGEPGQDVSEFWIRGISTFGANQSALVLIDGIEGNLNDLDPSDIESFSILKDASATAVYGVRGANGVVLVTTRSGQEGRTKVTWKSSMTLSYSPRMPEYLEAYDYASLANEARVVSNMDPLYSPTELEIIKAGLDNDLYPNVNWQKEILKDVTINHQHYLNVSGGGKVARYFVSVGGTFKDAIFKQDKVNKYNTNVKWAKYNFRAKVDMNLTSSTIMGLAMDGAIVEDRAPGFGTNNDALWAAQAYLTPLTVPLRYSNGMLPAYGKNGEQISPYILLNHTGFKKGNRTTMNINFTLRQDFGKWIKGLTARGMFSYNNNNIHNVVRSKMPDLYKAFGRYNDGSLMTQRTVSASNIQFAKSAASDRRYYFESQLAYERLFNQEHRVTGLIHYYMQSTETTEANDEISSIPKRYQALSARATYSYKDAYLIEGNVGYTGSENFEPGKQFGLFPAIALGWIPTQYEFMQNHAGWLNFLKIRASYGEVGNDQIGGGRRFPYLTLINFGGGSRWGSNGLTEKQIGANNLHWEVAKKYNLGIDFQFLNDKIGGTVDIFRDTRDNIFQERKMMPSEVGVVTNPYTNVGRMRSSGIDGNIYLNQKINEDNSFTVRANMTYAVSKVVHWDQDAVRYPYQSYSDVNYGVMRGLVALGLFQNQDEINRSPKQTYGEVRPGDIRYKDVNADGKIDDDDIVPIAHSNVPQIQYGFALEYRYKRWTISALFTGAAKVNFLYGGSGFYPFSGGEVGNILSIVNDPKNRWTPAWYSGDPSTENPNARFPRLTYGENKNNNRASTFWLADGSYLRWKSLDISYRIGTNKVLRTVGISDMNLQFVGQNLAVWDSVKLWDPGQASKNGAVYPLQRTFSLQLTATF; encoded by the coding sequence ATGAAAACACTATATTTTAAATTAGCCCTGTGTTTCTTTCTGCTATTGGCAGGAAATGCAACACAAGGGATATGGGCCCAACAAGAACCAATTCAAATTGCCGGAATCGTGTTAGATGAACATGGTGATCCGCTCCCGGGTGCAAACATATCTGTTAAAGGGAAAGAAAAAACCGGAACTATAACAGATATGGATGGTAACTTCAGTATGAAATCATTAGCTCCAAAAACAACGCTGATTGTTTCATTTATGGGATATAAGAGCAAAGAAATAGTGGTTGCTCAAACCGATAAGAAGATGCGTATATCTCTGGAGCCCGACTCAGAATCATTGGACGAAGTAGTTGTTGTAGGTATGGGAACACAACGTAAAGTCAGCGTGGTAGGTGCTGTCACCAGTGTCAATCCGGCTGCCATCAGTGCTCCGTCAACTTCCGTAGCCAATATGCTGGGAGGTGTGGTTCCCGGTATTATAGCCGTTGACCGAAGCGGCGAACCGGGGCAGGATGTTTCTGAGTTCTGGATTCGCGGTATCAGCACATTTGGTGCCAACCAGTCTGCGCTGGTTTTGATTGACGGTATTGAAGGAAACCTCAACGACCTCGACCCGTCGGATATTGAGAGCTTCTCTATCTTGAAAGATGCTTCGGCAACAGCCGTTTATGGTGTACGTGGTGCAAATGGCGTTGTTTTGGTAACGACCCGTTCCGGTCAGGAAGGTCGAACCAAGGTAACCTGGAAAAGCAGTATGACTCTCTCTTATTCCCCCCGTATGCCCGAATATCTGGAAGCATACGATTATGCCAGCTTGGCAAACGAAGCCCGAGTGGTAAGCAATATGGACCCTCTTTATAGCCCGACAGAACTGGAGATTATTAAAGCAGGACTGGATAATGACTTATATCCAAACGTTAACTGGCAAAAAGAGATACTGAAAGATGTAACTATCAATCATCAGCACTATTTAAATGTATCCGGTGGTGGAAAAGTTGCCAGATATTTTGTCAGTGTAGGAGGTACATTCAAAGATGCTATCTTCAAGCAAGACAAAGTTAACAAATACAACACGAATGTCAAATGGGCTAAATATAATTTCCGCGCAAAGGTAGACATGAACCTAACTTCATCGACGATCATGGGATTGGCTATGGACGGAGCTATTGTAGAAGACAGAGCACCGGGATTCGGAACTAACAATGACGCACTCTGGGCCGCACAAGCCTATCTGACTCCCCTGACGGTGCCTTTACGTTATTCCAATGGAATGCTTCCTGCTTATGGGAAAAACGGAGAACAAATCTCACCATATATCTTGTTGAACCATACCGGATTTAAAAAGGGAAACCGGACCACTATGAACATCAATTTCACCTTACGTCAAGACTTCGGGAAATGGATCAAGGGTTTGACTGCCAGAGGAATGTTCTCGTATAACAATAACAATATACACAACGTAGTCCGCTCCAAAATGCCGGACCTATACAAGGCCTTTGGCCGTTACAATGACGGTTCATTAATGACACAACGTACGGTATCAGCCAGCAACATTCAATTCGCCAAGAGTGCTGCCAGTGACCGGAGATATTACTTCGAATCGCAACTTGCCTATGAAAGACTTTTCAATCAGGAACATCGTGTAACCGGTTTGATACATTACTATATGCAAAGCACCGAAACCACCGAAGCAAATGATGAAATTTCATCTATTCCCAAACGTTATCAAGCGTTGTCTGCCAGAGCCACTTACTCTTATAAAGATGCTTATCTGATAGAAGGAAACGTAGGATACACCGGTTCCGAAAACTTTGAACCGGGCAAACAATTCGGTTTGTTCCCTGCAATAGCCTTAGGATGGATCCCGACCCAATACGAATTTATGCAGAATCATGCAGGATGGCTCAACTTTTTGAAGATCAGAGCTTCTTATGGTGAAGTTGGTAACGATCAGATCGGTGGTGGACGTCGGTTCCCATATCTGACGTTGATTAACTTTGGAGGTGGTAGTCGTTGGGGTTCCAATGGATTGACAGAAAAACAAATCGGAGCCAATAACTTACATTGGGAGGTAGCCAAGAAATATAACCTGGGTATCGACTTCCAATTTCTCAATGATAAAATAGGTGGAACGGTAGATATCTTCAGAGACACTCGTGATAATATCTTCCAGGAAAGAAAAATGATGCCTTCGGAAGTAGGCGTCGTGACCAACCCATATACCAACGTAGGACGTATGCGCAGTAGCGGTATAGATGGTAACATTTACCTGAACCAGAAAATAAACGAAGACAACTCTTTCACGGTGCGTGCCAACATGACATATGCTGTCAGCAAAGTTGTACATTGGGACCAAGATGCGGTGCGCTACCCTTACCAATCGTATAGCGATGTAAATTATGGTGTTATGCGCGGTTTGGTTGCATTAGGCTTATTTCAAAATCAGGATGAAATCAACCGAAGCCCGAAACAGACATACGGCGAAGTACGCCCCGGAGATATCCGCTATAAAGACGTGAACGCTGACGGAAAAATTGACGATGACGATATTGTTCCTATTGCACACTCCAATGTACCGCAAATTCAATACGGTTTTGCACTGGAGTACAGATATAAAAGATGGACTATCAGTGCTTTATTCACTGGAGCAGCCAAAGTTAACTTCTTATACGGCGGTTCCGGATTCTATCCCTTCTCAGGCGGAGAAGTCGGCAACATTCTATCCATCGTAAACGACCCGAAGAATCGTTGGACACCGGCATGGTATTCAGGGGATCCTTCTACAGAAAACCCGAATGCACGTTTCCCGCGCCTGACTTACGGAGAGAATAAGAACAATAACCGTGCTTCTACTTTCTGGCTGGCAGATGGTTCTTACCTGCGTTGGAAATCATTGGATATTTCCTATCGTATCGGAACGAATAAAGTACTAAGGACAGTGGGCATCAGTGATATGAATCTGCAATTTGTCGGACAGAATCTGGCAGTATGGGATTCAGTGAAACTATGGGATCCGGGACAGGCATCTAAAAACGGCGCCGTATATCCGCTACAGCGTACTTTCTCTTTACAGTTAACAGCTACGTTCTAA
- a CDS encoding RagB/SusD family nutrient uptake outer membrane protein — translation MKKILKKSLHILCTTLGIIPFMLTSCNYLAVDEYFNDLTPLDSIFARQDYLERYVWGTAALMPAQGNLFSGSYGPYETAVDEVLLSWQKAEYAGTYLYADKITQNDSYYNMWGQYYKGIRKCNTIFTRIDECKDLKGLDRREIMGLTHFMRASFYFYLLELYGPAVILPEEPLSVDENIENLSFERNTYDECVEYICKDLEEAYSLLDPTRPSTQFERPTKYAAAALMSRVRLYQASKWYNGNQYYADWTTSDGRNMIAQQYDPVKWAKSAAASKRIIDSGIYSLYTVPSDENTYASSQASQAEFPLGVGGIDPYHSYIDMFNGEALAVKNPELIYATPLNNNIISIAFPLKLGGWNGLGITQKLIDAYYMKDGEDYVQQPDYYEEAGTVPTIATGYELRPTVAKMYLDREPRFYASIGFCECFWPATSVTGTEAPNVTNFTAGYYVNGNCAKQAANPEDYNLTGYTLKKYIHPEDNCTSHTGAKIKPKTFPVFRYAEILLNYVEALNELKGEPEYTEAADNTTYHVLYNPEEIMYYFNMIRYRAGLPGITLADASDQVKMRQLIIRERMIEFACEGRRYHDLRRWGLAETEENKPVQGMDVTKKTTERDQFYTVVNVVHKYALRSFDRKMYFYPIPRAVLDKNAKLKQNPGWDGFGDW, via the coding sequence ATGAAAAAGATATTAAAGAAAAGCCTTCATATTCTATGCACGACACTGGGGATCATCCCGTTCATGCTGACTTCATGCAACTATCTGGCAGTTGATGAATACTTTAACGACCTGACTCCACTCGACTCCATCTTTGCCAGACAAGATTATCTGGAGCGTTATGTGTGGGGAACTGCGGCATTAATGCCCGCTCAAGGCAACTTGTTTTCCGGTTCCTACGGTCCTTACGAGACTGCGGTAGATGAAGTTCTTCTGTCATGGCAGAAAGCTGAGTACGCCGGTACCTACTTGTACGCAGACAAAATTACGCAAAACGATTCTTACTACAACATGTGGGGACAATACTACAAAGGTATCCGTAAGTGTAACACTATCTTCACCCGCATCGATGAATGCAAAGACCTGAAAGGATTGGACAGACGTGAAATTATGGGTTTGACTCATTTCATGAGAGCTTCCTTCTATTTCTATCTGTTGGAACTTTACGGACCGGCAGTCATCCTTCCCGAAGAACCGCTGTCGGTAGATGAAAACATTGAAAACTTGTCATTCGAACGTAACACGTACGATGAATGTGTGGAATATATCTGCAAAGACCTCGAAGAAGCTTACAGTCTACTGGACCCGACGCGCCCGAGCACTCAGTTCGAACGTCCTACCAAATATGCGGCAGCCGCCCTCATGTCACGTGTCCGGCTTTACCAAGCTTCCAAGTGGTACAACGGCAATCAATATTATGCCGACTGGACCACTTCCGACGGACGAAACATGATAGCCCAGCAATATGACCCGGTGAAATGGGCGAAATCAGCTGCTGCCTCCAAGAGAATTATCGATAGCGGTATTTACTCATTATACACTGTACCCAGCGATGAAAACACGTATGCATCCTCTCAGGCGTCACAAGCGGAATTTCCGTTAGGAGTAGGAGGAATCGATCCTTACCATTCGTATATAGACATGTTCAATGGAGAAGCACTGGCTGTGAAAAACCCTGAACTTATTTATGCTACTCCCTTGAACAACAACATCATTTCAATCGCCTTCCCGTTGAAACTAGGAGGATGGAACGGCTTAGGAATCACTCAGAAACTCATAGATGCCTACTACATGAAAGATGGAGAAGATTATGTGCAACAACCTGATTATTATGAAGAAGCGGGTACTGTACCTACCATCGCCACAGGATATGAGCTGAGACCAACCGTTGCCAAAATGTATCTGGACCGCGAACCGCGTTTCTACGCATCTATCGGATTCTGTGAATGTTTCTGGCCCGCAACTTCGGTAACAGGAACCGAAGCTCCCAACGTGACTAACTTTACAGCAGGATATTACGTGAATGGCAACTGTGCAAAACAGGCTGCCAATCCAGAAGACTATAACTTAACGGGATATACTCTAAAGAAATATATCCATCCGGAGGATAACTGTACCAGTCATACAGGTGCTAAAATAAAACCGAAAACATTCCCTGTATTCAGATATGCGGAAATACTGTTGAACTATGTAGAAGCATTGAATGAACTGAAAGGAGAACCGGAATATACGGAAGCGGCAGATAACACCACTTATCATGTTTTGTATAATCCGGAGGAAATCATGTACTACTTCAACATGATTCGTTACCGTGCCGGATTGCCGGGCATCACCCTTGCCGATGCCAGCGATCAAGTGAAGATGCGTCAGTTAATCATCCGCGAACGCATGATCGAATTTGCGTGCGAAGGAAGAAGATATCATGACCTGCGTCGTTGGGGACTAGCAGAAACAGAAGAAAACAAACCGGTACAAGGTATGGACGTTACCAAGAAGACAACCGAAAGAGACCAATTCTATACTGTTGTCAATGTAGTTCATAAGTATGCATTACGCAGCTTTGACAGGAAGATGTACTTCTATCCTATTCCGAGAGCCGTATTGGATAAAAATGCCAAACTGAAACAAAATCCAGGATGGGACGGATTCGGAGATTGGTAA
- a CDS encoding BT_3044 domain-containing protein produces the protein MRSIYKIVVCSLLTLSITSCEKDLLEKEQYQKEIYLIGAYNRVWTTEVSYSNEEVKTYFTVSSSGTLALDRDVNVKMKINEELVDIYNKKYWTVLNEDKYYKSLDTDLYSIPSLENTVIKHAEGISAEVPVLIKTASLKIDQSYVIPVEIESTTGYPISESGYKMLILLKLKNDYSGSYQMSGHTTLEGETPKTIQKPKTIKPTGVNTVRLFYAMNNESDEKADIQTGTIELTITDQIVEGTNDVKKVLIKAWDAENGPVIIDSGESTYNTTAKKFSLKYTIGNTLYEEQLTKEKEVL, from the coding sequence ATGAGATCAATATACAAAATAGTGGTCTGTTCTTTGTTAACGCTCTCCATCACTTCTTGTGAAAAAGACCTGCTTGAAAAAGAACAATATCAGAAAGAAATCTACCTGATCGGTGCTTACAACCGAGTATGGACCACAGAAGTAAGCTACAGTAACGAAGAAGTGAAAACTTATTTCACGGTCAGCAGTTCCGGTACATTAGCATTAGACCGAGATGTGAACGTAAAAATGAAGATCAACGAAGAGTTGGTAGATATTTACAATAAAAAATACTGGACCGTTCTGAATGAGGACAAATATTATAAATCACTGGATACTGATTTATATTCCATTCCTTCTTTGGAGAATACGGTAATCAAGCACGCTGAAGGTATTTCCGCCGAAGTTCCTGTGTTGATAAAGACAGCAAGTCTGAAGATTGACCAGTCATACGTCATCCCCGTCGAAATAGAAAGTACAACAGGATATCCGATAAGTGAATCCGGATATAAAATGTTGATTCTATTAAAATTAAAGAATGACTATTCGGGCAGTTACCAGATGAGTGGGCATACCACCTTAGAAGGAGAAACTCCGAAGACGATTCAGAAGCCTAAAACGATTAAGCCTACCGGAGTCAACACTGTCAGACTATTCTATGCCATGAACAACGAGAGCGACGAGAAAGCTGATATCCAAACGGGTACAATAGAACTGACCATCACGGATCAGATAGTGGAAGGCACTAATGATGTAAAGAAAGTTTTGATCAAAGCATGGGATGCTGAAAACGGACCGGTAATTATCGACTCAGGAGAAAGTACCTACAACACAACCGCCAAAAAGTTCAGCCTCAAATATACGATCGGTAACACGCTATATGAAGAGCAACTGACCAAAGAAAAAGAAGTTTTATAA
- the pnuC gene encoding nicotinamide riboside transporter PnuC, translating into MEMNYLEIFGTFIGIIYLWLEYRASIYLWLAGIIMPAIYIFVYYDAGLYADFGINIYYLIAAIYGWFFWMWGHGEKKSLPIIHTPWKCYLPLFLVFIVSFVGIARILIEYTDSNVPWLDSFTTALSIVGMWMLARKYIEQWFAWILVDIVCCGLYIYKDLYFTSALYGLYSIIAIFGYFKWKKIMNMQ; encoded by the coding sequence ATGGAAATGAATTATCTGGAGATATTCGGTACGTTTATCGGTATTATCTACCTGTGGCTGGAGTATCGCGCCAGTATCTATCTGTGGCTGGCGGGCATCATCATGCCGGCCATTTATATCTTTGTTTATTACGACGCGGGGTTGTATGCCGACTTCGGCATCAACATCTACTATCTGATAGCTGCCATCTACGGATGGTTCTTCTGGATGTGGGGACACGGGGAAAAGAAAAGTCTCCCCATTATACATACCCCGTGGAAATGCTATCTGCCACTATTCCTTGTGTTTATCGTGTCTTTCGTCGGCATCGCCCGGATACTTATCGAATACACAGACAGTAACGTTCCGTGGCTGGACAGTTTCACAACGGCGTTGAGCATTGTCGGAATGTGGATGCTGGCACGCAAATACATCGAGCAATGGTTTGCCTGGATTCTTGTCGACATCGTCTGTTGCGGACTTTATATCTATAAAGATCTCTATTTCACCTCCGCATTGTACGGACTTTACTCCATTATAGCTATCTTTGGCTACTTCAAATGGAAAAAAATAATGAACATGCAATGA
- a CDS encoding thiamine diphosphokinase, with protein sequence MINEHYIPQAVILANGEYPAHELPLRLLAEAQFVVCCDGAANEYISRGHTPDVIIGDGDSLLPEYKKRFSSIILQISDQETNDQTKAVHYLQSKGIRKIAIVGATGKREDHTLGNISLLVEYMRSGMEVRTVTDYGTFIPVSDTQSFASYPGQQVSIINFGAKGLKAEGLFYPLSDFTNWWQGTLNEAIADEFTIHCTGEYLVFLAY encoded by the coding sequence ATGATAAACGAACACTATATACCCCAAGCCGTCATACTTGCCAACGGTGAATATCCTGCGCACGAACTTCCCCTGCGTCTTTTGGCAGAAGCCCAATTCGTCGTTTGTTGCGACGGGGCCGCCAATGAATATATTTCCCGCGGACATACTCCCGACGTGATTATAGGCGATGGAGACTCGCTCCTGCCGGAATATAAAAAGCGTTTTTCCTCTATTATCCTTCAAATTTCGGATCAGGAGACGAATGATCAGACCAAAGCTGTCCATTATCTGCAAAGTAAAGGGATACGGAAAATCGCCATCGTAGGTGCTACCGGCAAACGGGAAGATCATACATTAGGAAACATCAGCCTGCTCGTGGAGTATATGAGAAGTGGTATGGAAGTACGGACAGTCACTGATTACGGGACGTTTATTCCAGTGAGTGATACGCAAAGTTTTGCCTCATATCCCGGTCAGCAGGTCTCTATCATCAACTTTGGAGCTAAAGGATTAAAAGCAGAGGGATTGTTTTATCCGCTAAGCGACTTCACCAACTGGTGGCAGGGAACGCTTAATGAAGCAATAGCAGATGAGTTTACCATTCATTGTACAGGAGAATATTTAGTATTCCTTGCTTATTAA
- a CDS encoding IS3 family transposase, producing the protein MKRLCKGRHAYTVVSLCKLFGVTKQAFYKYVDHSTDSSARERFVLEFVKRVRSKDPGIGGMKLWLMYRNEFGTSQAFVGRDCFCAILSKYKLTIRKRFRAPRTTDSSHHLPQYPDLTRTLLLEHPDQLWVSDITYITIWLPDGSYVFCYLSLVTDAYTKEIIGYCVGDTLGSCYTVEALEMAVRRIAAKEIKGLIHHSDRGVQYASADYIAILRHNGILPSMTEDGNPKDNAIAERVNGIIKNELLQGMRFSSIQEVRKAVATAVHFYNNERPHMSLDMLTPVQAGEMQGPIRKRWISYREKYLNVALA; encoded by the coding sequence ATAAAAAGGCTTTGTAAAGGGAGGCATGCCTATACGGTGGTCTCTCTTTGCAAATTGTTTGGTGTAACAAAGCAAGCCTTTTATAAGTATGTTGACCATAGTACGGATAGTTCGGCCCGTGAACGTTTTGTTCTTGAGTTTGTCAAACGTGTGCGTTCAAAGGACCCTGGTATTGGGGGGATGAAACTTTGGCTGATGTACCGTAATGAGTTCGGCACCAGCCAGGCCTTTGTTGGGCGTGACTGTTTCTGTGCTATATTGTCCAAGTATAAGCTGACAATACGCAAACGTTTTCGGGCTCCACGTACGACAGACTCCTCTCATCACTTGCCACAGTATCCTGATTTAACCAGGACATTGCTATTAGAACATCCTGATCAGCTGTGGGTTAGTGATATCACTTACATTACCATATGGTTGCCTGACGGCAGTTATGTGTTCTGCTACCTGTCTCTGGTGACAGACGCCTATACGAAGGAGATCATTGGGTATTGCGTAGGTGATACTCTGGGAAGCTGTTACACAGTGGAAGCTCTGGAAATGGCAGTCAGACGCATAGCTGCAAAGGAGATTAAGGGTTTGATCCATCACTCCGACCGAGGCGTACAATATGCCAGTGCGGATTATATTGCCATATTACGACATAACGGGATTCTTCCCAGCATGACAGAGGATGGCAATCCCAAGGACAATGCCATAGCTGAGCGTGTGAATGGCATTATAAAGAATGAATTGCTGCAAGGAATGCGCTTTAGTTCAATACAGGAAGTCAGAAAAGCTGTAGCAACAGCCGTTCACTTCTATAACAACGAAAGGCCTCATATGAGCTTGGATATGCTTACCCCGGTACAGGCAGGAGAAATGCAAGGACCTATCAGGAAAAGATGGATAAGCTACAGAGAAAAGTATCTGAATGTAGCACTTGCTTAA
- a CDS encoding DNA-3-methyladenine glycosylase I: MQDIVNGRCGWCGTDELYVKYHDQEWGNLVTDDKTLFEFLVLESAQAGLSWITILRKREGYRKAFCDFDAERVAQMTDEDVERLMHFEGIVKNRLKIKSTITNARQFLAIQKEFGSFYDYTLSFFPDRKPIVNTFCSLSEIPASSPESDAMSKDMKKRGFKFFGTTICYAHLQASGFINDHLKDCICRKK, encoded by the coding sequence ATGCAAGATATAGTAAACGGACGCTGTGGTTGGTGTGGAACCGACGAACTGTATGTGAAATATCATGATCAGGAGTGGGGAAATTTGGTCACTGACGACAAGACGCTGTTTGAGTTTCTTGTGCTGGAAAGTGCCCAGGCGGGGTTGAGCTGGATAACCATCCTCAGAAAACGGGAGGGTTATCGCAAAGCCTTTTGCGATTTTGATGCCGAACGGGTGGCACAGATGACTGATGAAGATGTAGAACGGTTAATGCACTTTGAAGGCATTGTGAAAAACCGTCTGAAAATTAAATCGACCATTACCAACGCTAGGCAATTTCTTGCTATACAAAAGGAGTTCGGTAGTTTTTACGACTACACTCTCTCATTCTTTCCCGACAGAAAGCCTATTGTCAATACCTTTTGTTCATTGAGCGAGATTCCGGCATCTTCTCCCGAATCCGATGCAATGAGTAAGGACATGAAAAAGCGCGGATTCAAATTCTTTGGAACGACGATTTGTTATGCTCACTTACAGGCTTCGGGATTTATCAACGATCACTTGAAGGATTGTATTTGCCGGAAAAAATAA
- the thrC gene encoding threonine synthase → MKYYSTNKQAPMASLQEAVVKGLAADRGLFMPMTIKPLPQEFYDTIDTLSFQEIAYRVADAFFGEDIPTDTLKQIVYDTLSFDVPLVKVADNIYSLELFHGPTLAFKDVGGRFMARLLGYFIKKEGQKDVNVLVATSGDTGSAVANGFLGVEGIHVYVLYPKGKVSEIQEKQFTTLGQNITALEVDGTFDDCQALVKAAFMDKELNEHLSLTSANSINVARFLPQAFYYFYAYAQLKRAGKADNAVICVPSGNFGNITAGLFGKKMGLPVKRFIAANNRNDIFYQYLQTGKYNPRPSVATIANAMDVGDPSNFARVLDLYGGSHADISAEISGTTYTDEQIRETVKETWKEHHYLLDPHGACGYRALQEGLKQGETGVFLETAHPAKFLETVESIIGEAVEIPAKLQEFMKGEKKSLQMTKEFADFKKYLLSV, encoded by the coding sequence ATGAAATACTATAGTACAAATAAACAAGCGCCGATGGCTTCTTTGCAGGAGGCTGTAGTAAAAGGGCTTGCCGCCGACAGAGGACTTTTCATGCCAATGACTATCAAGCCTCTTCCCCAAGAATTTTACGATACGATAGATACTTTGTCTTTTCAGGAGATTGCTTATCGGGTAGCCGATGCTTTCTTTGGCGAAGACATCCCCACCGATACACTGAAACAAATAGTGTATGACACATTGAGCTTTGATGTACCGTTGGTGAAAGTGGCGGACAACATCTATTCTCTGGAACTTTTCCACGGACCGACTCTGGCTTTCAAAGATGTAGGCGGCCGTTTTATGGCACGTTTGCTGGGTTACTTCATCAAGAAAGAAGGGCAGAAGGATGTGAATGTGCTGGTAGCGACTTCCGGTGATACGGGAAGTGCCGTTGCCAACGGTTTTCTGGGTGTGGAAGGTATTCATGTATATGTACTTTACCCGAAAGGAAAAGTCAGCGAAATACAGGAAAAGCAGTTCACTACTTTGGGACAGAATATTACCGCTCTCGAAGTGGACGGAACGTTTGATGATTGCCAGGCACTGGTAAAAGCTGCTTTCATGGATAAGGAACTGAATGAACATCTGTCACTGACTTCCGCCAATTCTATCAATGTAGCCCGCTTCCTGCCGCAAGCATTCTATTATTTCTATGCTTATGCACAGCTGAAACGTGCCGGAAAAGCCGATAATGCCGTGATTTGTGTTCCTAGCGGAAACTTCGGAAACATCACAGCCGGATTGTTCGGCAAAAAGATGGGCTTGCCTGTCAAACGTTTTATTGCTGCCAACAATCGCAACGATATATTCTATCAATACCTGCAAACAGGTAAATATAATCCCCGCCCATCCGTTGCAACCATAGCCAACGCTATGGACGTAGGTGATCCGAGCAACTTTGCCCGTGTGCTTGACTTGTATGGCGGTTCTCATGCTGACATTTCTGCTGAGATTTCGGGAACTACATATACCGACGAACAGATTCGCGAAACGGTGAAAGAAACCTGGAAGGAACATCATTACCTGCTCGATCCTCATGGAGCTTGCGGTTATCGCGCTTTGCAAGAAGGACTGAAACAAGGCGAAACGGGAGTCTTCCTTGAAACTGCTCATCCTGCTAAATTCCTGGAAACTGTAGAAAGTATCATTGGCGAAGCGGTAGAAATACCTGCCAAGTTGCAGGAATTTATGAAAGGGGAGAAAAAGAGCTTGCAAATGACGAAAGAATTTGCAGACTTCAAGAAGTATTTGCTTTCTGTTTGA